In Aeromicrobium wangtongii, the DNA window GGCGCGGTCGGGCTTGATCTCGGCGGTCTCGAGCCAGCGCCCGTTGACGTGCCGGAACAGGTCGTCCTGGACGCGGACGGCGGGATCGAACTGGAACATGTCTATGCCGTGGCTCACGCCGACAGGCTACACACGACGACAAGACCGCGTCGGTGCGTCGCGCCGACCGGGCGCCTGCCGGGACCTCGCGGACGGTAACCTCTTCGGGTGACCGAACTGCGCAACGTGGCCGTCATCCTTGCAGGTGGAACCGGGACCAGGGTCGGGCTGTCGATTCCCAAGCAGCTGATCAAGATCGCCGGCAAGACCATCATCGAGCACACGATCGCCGCCTTCGAGGCGTCGCCGTTGATCGACGAGATCGTGATCCTGATGACCCCCGGTCACCTGGACCCGGTGCGCGCGATCGTGCAGAACGGCGGATACGGCAAGGTCACCCAGATCGTCGAGGGCGGTCAGACGCGTAACGAGTCGACCAGCCGGGCGCTGGAGGCACTCGGCACGCAGGAGTGCAACGTCCTGTTCCACGACGCCGTGCGCCCGCTGGTGTCGCAGACCATCATCGACGACGTCGTCGCTGCACTCGGGACGCACCGCGCGGTCGACACGGCGATCCCGTCCGCGGACACCATCGTGCAGGTGCACGACACCCCGGCCGGCGAGACCGAGACGATCGAGGACGTCCTGCAGCGCTCGCTGCTGCGCCGCGGGCAGACCCCGCAGGCCTTCCGGCTCTCGGTCATCCGTGAGGCGTACGAGCTGGCCTGGAAGGATCCCGACTTCACGGCGACGGACGACTGCACGGTCGTGCTGCGCTACCTGCCCGAGGTGCCGATCGCGGTCGTCAAGGGTCACGAGCGCAACATGAAGGTCACCGAGCCGATCGACGTCTACATCGCCGACAAGCTCTTCCAGCTGCACTCCGCGGACACCCCCGACGAGCTGACCGACGACCAGTACCGGGAGGCGCTGGCGGGCAAGACCATGGTCGTGTTCGGCGGTTCGTACGGCATCGGTGGCGACATCGCCGAGCTCGCCCGGGGCTTCGGAGCGGACGTGCACACCTTCTCCCGCTCGTCGACGAACACGCACGTCGACCGCCGCGAGGACATCAAGGCCGCTGCGGCCGCGGTCCTGGAGAAGACCGACCGGATCGACTTCGTGGTCAACACCGCAGGCGTCCTGCCGATCGGTGACCTGGCCGACGCGACCGAGGAGACCATCTTCTCGGCGACCGAGATCAACTACCTGGCGCCGATCTACATCGCGCAGGAGTTCTACCCGCACCTGGCCTCGTCCGCCGGATCGTTGCTGCTGTTCACGTCCTCGTCGTACACCCGCGGGCGCAAGGGCTACTCGCTGTACTCCTCGGCCAAGGCCGCCGTCGTCAACCTGACGCAGGCGCTGGCCGACGAGTGGGCCGGTGAGGTGCGGGTCAACTGCGTGAACCCCGAGCGGACCGGCACCCCGATGCGCACCAAGGCCTTCGGCGAGGAGCCGGAGGGCACCCTGCTGAGCTCGATGGTGGTCGCCCGCCAGTCGCTGGACGTGCTGCTGTCGCACCAGACCGGCCACATCTTCGACATCCGGCGCGAGGACGGGCCGGCGGCGATCGGCGGCGGCAGCTAGCCCTTCATCGCTTGGCGTTGTGACGCAGCGCGGTGCGCAGCTGGACGATCCGCACGACGCCCGGCACGGCCACGACGAGCGCGCCGATGACCGCGGACAGCAGGAGGGCGACGGCCAGCGACACCTGCCCCTCCCAGCCGAGGAACTGGATCGTCACCTTGTTGGAGTTCTGGGCGATGAAGACCAGGAACAGCACCGCGAGCACAGCCGCGGTGATCAGGCCGATCCACAGCTCGCTGGCGCGGGTGCGCTTGACGCGCCCCTTGCGGTCGAGGCCGGCGGTCCGACGCTCATCGGGGGCGGACGGCTCGGGCGGAGCGGTGGGCTCCGCCACGTCACGGGGACGCTCGAGGGGTGAGTCCTCGGGCGGAACGGGGTTGGTCATCGCTCCATCGTGCCAGCATCCGGCGCGGACCGCCCGGCTCGGCGGGCCGTGCGCGGTGGCGCCGATAGGCTCCCGGCTGTGAAGACGTTCATCAACATCATGCTCGGTGTCGTGGTCATCGCCCTGATCGCGGCCGTCTACCTGATGATCAAGACCTCGGGCGGAGACGGCGAGTCCGAGGCGGCACCGGAGCCCGATGCGATCGTCCAGATGTCCACGGGTGGTGTGGTCGACAACATCGAGCGCCGGCTGGAGTCGAGGACGGGACGGGACCTGAAGGTCCGCTGCCCCAAGAAGGTGGACTCCGCGATGGGCACCCGCTTCCGGTGCAGCGTCCGTGAGGCCGGGGGCACCGAGAAGATCGCGCTGGCCACTGTCGTGATCGACGGCCCGGACGGTGACTTCAGCTGGACCTCGTCGTCCGACGAGCTCCGCGCCCCGGCCCCCGCGCCGACGCCGACGGCGTAGCGCGGGGACCGGCGACGGTCAGAGGCAGTTCTGGGCGTAGTACATGCCGACCTTCTGCGCAGCCTTGCTGTAGTCGGAGATGAGATCGCTCATCTTTCCGGCGGTGTCGGCCGTCGGGTTCTTCAGCGTCTCGAAGTAGTCGCGCATGACGGCGACATCGGCCTTGACCTCGGTCGGCGCGGACTGCTCGGCCCGGCCGTAGGCTGCCGCCATCTCGGTCGTCATCTTCTGGATGCCGGACATGCCGGGCGATCCGCCCTTGTCGGTGTCGAGCATGTCCAGGCTTGACTCCTGGATCTCCTTCATGGTCGAGCAGAACGCCGGCGAGGCGCCGCCCGATGCCGGCGGCGCGATCGTCGACGGCACACCGGGCGTCGGGGTCGGGACGGTGGGAGGAGCAGCGTCCTGTTCCTCGTCGTCCTCGTCGTCCTTGTCGGACGTGTACGGCGCCTTGGTGTGGTTGGTGTCGGACGCGGAGATGCTGGGCTGGTCATCATCGTCGCCGAACACCTGGGTGGCGCCGAAGGCGGCGCCACCGATCAGGAGGATCACCGCGGCCACCACGGCCACGACGATTCCCAGCGGCGCACCCGCGCCCTTCCCGTCGCCGTCGGTGGTACCGGGCTGGGCGCTGGTCCCGGCCGGCGGCACCGAGCCGAATGCGGCGGTCTGGGACGTGGCGGGGTAGCTGGGGTACTCGGCGGCCGGCTGCGCGGGGAAGACGGCCGTCGGCTCGGCTGCGGACGCGGCGGGTGCCGCGGCGGGGATCAGGACGGTCGGCTCAGGCGTCGGCGTCGGCGTCGGCGTCGGCTCGGGCGTCGGGGTCGGCTCGTGCGTCGGCTCGGGCGTCGGAGTCGGCTCGGGCGTCGGTTCGGGCGTCGGAGTCGGAGTCGGCTCGGGCGTCGGTTCGGGCGTCGGAGTCGGAGTCGGCTCGGGCGTCGGTTCGGGCGTCGGTGTCGGGGTCGGTTCCGGAGTCGGTTCGGGCGTCGGCTCGGGAGTGATCACCGCGGTCGGCTCCTCCACCGGCGGCTGCTGGACCGGGACGGGGGCGGCCACCGGGGCGGCCGGGGGAGCAGGAACAGCCGGGGCTGCCGGGGCTGCCGGGGCTGCGAGGCTTGCAGCCTGCGCGGCACGCGCGGCAAGGGCCGCGTTCACGGTCGGATCTCCGCGCTCTCCCAACCACTGCAGCAGTCCGTCGTAGGCCGACGGGTTGAAGACGATGGCCGGCCACGTGCTGCGGTCGGCCTGCGCCAGCTCCGCCAGGCGTGCCGGCGTCGTGGCCGGGTCCTGCGCCTCGCGGATGAGATCTGCTGATGACATGTGTGTTCCTTCCCCTGGGAGCGCCGTCACCTGACGAGCTGGTCGCAGAATATCTGTCTCCTACGCAGCGCGCGCGTCAACCCCGTCAGGCGTCACAGGCCGATGTGCCCGTTCCCACCAGGCGCAGCCGATCATCACGGCCGCCGCGAGTGCCCACCCGGCCAGGATGTCGATGACATAGTGCTCGGCGTAGTAGATCAGCGCCGTGCCCATCAGGAGTGGATACAGCAGCAGGAGCCAGCGCCACGCACTGCGCAGGCGCACCAGGCCGTACAGCGCGATCAACATCGCGAGGCCTCCGTGCAGCGACGGCATCGCGGCCACCGGGTTGCCGACCTTGGCCAGGACGACGTGGAAGCCACCCAGCCCCAGGTCGTCCCAGCCCCGCCCGGTCAGCCGGGGGAGCCGTTCGGCGATGTAGCCCTCCTTGGCGGCCAGCCACGGGGGCGCCATCGGGTAGAGGACGTAGATCACGAGGGCGGCGAAGTTGATCACGATGTACCGGCGCATCCACGGCACCCATGCGGCCCGGTCCCGCAGCCACAGCACGACGGCCAGGGTCAGACCGGCCACGAAGTGGGTGAAGTAGACGGTCGTGAGGATCTCGTCGTACCAGCGCGGCGGCGTGCTGCCAGTGCACGGCGACGCGCACAGGGCGTCCTGCAGGCGGGCGGTCGGCAGCTCGCCGCCGCCGATCCACGTGTCGAACCGGATCGGCATCGTCCAGTGCACCGGCATCGGCAGGAGCTCGTCGGACAGGCCGCGGCTGTACAGGTAGAGCACCAGCAGCGCGAAGGCCGGCCACCAGTCGCGCGGGAAGGCCAGGTGGGCCCGCCAGGGAGCACGGATGTTGAACGCGATGGTGGCCAGCCACAGCCAGGCGAACAGCTGGAAGGGATCGGTCGGCACACCGATCAGCACGATGTTCGCCGCAAGCGCCACCGCCAGGACCGTCAGCGCCGGTGCGCGCCAGGCCCACGGTGTCGTGGTCCGTGTCTCGACCTCGGTGCTCATGGGCACTCCGGGAACGGCGCGAGGCGCCGTTGCTGGGTCCGCTCCAGCCAGATCGTCCGCCCGCAGACGTCCGCCACCTTGCGGTAGTGGCGTTCCAGGACGGTCTGCGCCGTGGTGGGATCGACGCCCCACGAGCGGATGCCGGACCAGTCGACGAACCACGTCGGCCGGTCGGGACCGGACAGCACGCCGGACATGACGCGCAGATCGGAGTCGCGGGTGCGCACAGGCAGGCTCCACAGGTACGGGTAGGGGCTGGTCATGTCGGCATTGGTCAGCACATTGGGCTGGCCGTAGGCGACGACGGCCGTGTCGGAGGGGTCACCTGATTGTCTCAGCCAGTGCCCGACCGTCTCGGCCAAGGCTCCGTCCTCGGGTGGGGAGACCACGGTCCACAGGACGTTCCCGCAGGTCATGATCACCGTGAAGGCGGCGACGGCCACGCGGACCCGCGGACGGACCATGTCGACCAGCAGCCCCGCCGCGAGGGCGGAGGCCGGCACCAGCTGGAACAGGTAGTGCGCCCAGTAGCTGCCGCCCAGGAGGGCCGCACCGCAGACGAAGGCGATGACCGCCAGCGTCGCCAGCAGGACGGGGTCTCGGCCGCGCAGCCCGTGCCAAGCGGTCAGCGCGGCGATGATCGCCAGGCCGCCGGCCAGCCACGTGCCGATCAGGAGCAGCAGCCGGTCGGTCGTCGCGCTCGACGCCGAACGCCGGATGACTTCTCCGGCCTCGGCCCGGAACGTCACCAGGGCGTCGAACAGGTCGGGGACGGAGGTCCCGCGGGTCGCGGCCGCGGCCAGGGCCAGGCCGATCGTCACGACGAAGGCGACTGCCGCGAGCGCGACGACGGCGGCTGCCTGCCGGCGTCGCCGGGGCTGCTGCCAGGCGATCGCGGCCGCGAGCACGAGGGCGAAGACCGCGCCGTCGATGATCGTCTGCTTGATGAGCACCGAGCAGGCGGCCATCACCCCGGCGCCGAGGGCCGCCGGCCACCAGCGGCGATCGGGCCTCAGCAGCGCCTGCGCGGCCAGGGCCAGGCCCCAGGCGACGAACGCCGAGGCGAGCATCTCCCCATTGGTCCGGGGCACCCCGAACCAGTGCGCGGTGCTGAACAGGGCTGCGGCCGCGGCGGCCCACCGGGCGGCACGGTCGCCGGCGGCCAGATGTGCCGTGCGCGCGACTCCCAGCACCATCAGGATGCACGCCGCGAGTCCCACCAGCCGCAGGGCCAGGAGCGACCCGGACAGCTCCATGATCCAGATCAGCAGCGGCGGCCGGTCGACCCAGAACGCCCCGTACAGCGAGGTGCCGTGGTCCCACCCGGCACCGACGAGCAGGAAGCCGGCCTCGTCCCGTCCGGCGGGCTGGCCCAGGTACAGCAGGCGGACGCCGACCATGACGACGATGACGGCCCCCAGGAACACCGGGAGGGACGTGGTGGGGCGCCGCACGCGCAGGTCGGCCACGGTCTCAGGGACCGGTGGCGCCGGCCAGGCGTCGCGCAGCCCACTCGCGGTCCCGCAGCGCCATGGCGTCCTCGCAGGCCGCGATGAAGCGGGCCGTCGCCACGCCGGGCGTCGGGTCGCCGAGGTAGTGCTCGACCAGCGCGGTCCGGGCGGCAGCCGTCGGATCGGTCGTGAGGTGCTCGGCGACCAGCGCGGCGAAGTCGTCGTGCGGCGCGACCAGCGGCAGGACGTCCATCAGTGCGCTGGGGGGATACGGGACCGTCGGGGTCGTCACGAGCATGGGCTTGCCGGTGGGCAGCCAGTTCAGGGTCACGGCGGAGACGTCCGTGACGAGCAGGTCGGCATCGGCGAAGGACTGCTCGAGCGGGACGTCGGTGTCCACGCGATCGGCGAGCTCACGCACCGCGGCGTCGGCGGCGGCGTACGAGGGCCGGATGACGCCGTTGAGCGGGTGCGGGCGGTAGACCACGCGGTAGGTGCCCGACAGGGCGCGGACCAGGGTGGCGCCGTGCGTCTCGAGCGAGCCGTACGACACCGAGGGCTGTGAGGCCTCCCAGGTCGGGGCGTACAGCACCGTCGGACGTCCGTCCGGGTCCGGCGACGGCTTGACGGGCGCGGCGCCGTCGAGCTGCGGCTGGCCGATCAGGACGCTGTGCGCGGGCGCGTCGTACAGCATCACCGCGGTGGCGGTGCGCTCCAGCGCGGCCTGCCCGGCGAGGAAGCAGAAGTCGTAGGCCTTGATCTGGTTCGAGACCGAGACGCCCTTGTCGCTGTCGCCGTGGCCCAGGTAGACGTGCACGAGCGAGGTGAACCGCAGGCTCTCGAAGTTGATCGGGTCGTGGTTGACGTACAGGGCGAGCTTGACGTCGGACATCGACAGGATCTCGTCGAGCTGGCCGTACCGCGCGAGGGTGACGCAGTCCAGGCCGGTCTCGTCCCGCACGACCCGTGCGGTGCGCGAGTCCTTGAAGACGCACACGACCGGGTGGACGCGGTCGAGTGCGGTCAGCGCGTGGAACCACGGCCGCAGCTGGTAGACGCTGTCCAGGGTGGTCGGGAAGTACAGCATGATCTGCTGCTCGAAGCCGCGACCCAGCCGGGACTCGTCGGTGAGCTTGTCCGGCATCCCGGCCGGCAGGAAGCGGGAACGGCGCAGCCGCCCGATGGCCCACACCCGCAGGCGCTGGACCAGTCCGACACGTGGCCCGGTTCCGGAGCTCCTAGATGCCATGGTCGTCCAGCGCGGCGCCGTCGGTGAAGTGTGGTGCGAGCTTGTTGTCGAACATGCTGAGCGCCGAGCCGATCGCCATGTGCATGTCGAGGTACTGGTAGGTGCCGAGCCGGCCGCCGAACAGGACGTCCTTCTCGTTCTTGGCCAGCTCGCGGTAGGCCAGCAGGCGCCGCCGGTCCTCGGGGGTGTTGATGGGGTAGTACGGCTCGTCGCCGGCGCCCGCCGCCCGGCTGAACTCGCGCATGATGACGGTCTTGTCGGTGCGGTAGTCGCGCTCGGGGTGGAAGTGGCGGAACTCGTGGATGCGGGTGTACGGGATGTCGGTGTCCGCGTAGTTCATGACCGGGGTGCCCTGGAAGTCGGCGACCGGCAGGACCTCGGTCTCGAAGTCCAGGGTGCGCCACGACAGGTCTCCGTGCGCCGAGGCGAAGTAGCGGTCGACCGGACCGGTGTACACGATCGGCAGCCGGCCGACGGTCGCGGCCTGGTTGAACGGCTGGGACTCGTCGAAGAAGTCCGCGCCCAGGGTGACGGTGATGTTCGGGTGATCGGCCATCCGCTCGATCCACGCGGTGTAGCCGTCGACCGGCAGTCCCTCGTAGGTGTCGGAGAAGTAGCGGTTGTCGTAGGTGTAGCGGACCGGCAGGCGGCTGATGATGTCGGCGCCGAGCTCGCGCGGGTCGGTCTGCCACTGCTTGGCGGTGTAGCCCCGGATGAATGCCTCGTAGAGGGGCCGGCCGATCAGGGAGATCGCCTTCTCCTCCAGGTTCGCCGGCTCACCGGTCAGCTGCGCGGCCTGCTCCGCGACCCACGCGCGGGCCTGGTCGGGGGTGTACGCGGCGCGCTGGAACTGGTTGATCGTGCCCAGGTTGATCGGCATCGAGAAGACCTCGCCGCGGTACGTCGTGTAGACGCGGTGCTGGTACGACGTGAAGTCCGTGAACCGGTTGACGTACTCCCACACCCGCTGGTTGGAGGTGTGGAACAGGTGCGCGCCGTAGCGGTGGACCTCGATGCCCGTCTCGGGGTCGATCTCGGTGTAGGCATTGCCGCCGATGTGGTCGCGGCGGTCGATGACCTGCACCTTCAGGCCGAGCTCACGGGCGCACCGGTCGGCGATCGTCAGCCCGAAGAACCCCGAGCCGACGATGAGCAGGTCAGCGGTCATGGTTGCCGCCCCGGGAGGAGGCCGGGCCGGCTGGCACCTCGGCCGGGTCCATCGGCCGCCAGGAGGTGTCGCGCCACAGCGCCCGGTTGGCACGGAAGCCGCGGGCCAGGTCGCCGACCCCCTTCACGGTGTGCTGGACGACCACGAGGCGAAAGACCTCCTTGGCGAGCGTGAGCGCCGTGCCGAGCCCGAAGCCGAGGCGGTTGAGCTTGCCGTACTGCGCGAAGTACTTGCCCACGTAGGCACGGTTGCGGATGACGTGGAAGCGGAACAGTGCGCTGCCGTCGTTGAGGTGGCGGATGCCGAGGTTGACCTGCTTCTGCTCGCGCTTGCGCTTGAGCACGAAGGCGTCGACGTAGACGACGTCGGTGTGCTGCGCGGCGAGCCAGGCGTAGGTGGCGTCGTCCCAGGAGATGAAGAACCGCGGATCGGGCAGGCCGATCGTGCGGACGACATCAGCGTGGATCAGCATCCCCTCGAACGTCCCGGAGTTGGTGATCGCATAGCCCTCGCGGCCGAACTGCTTGCCGCTGTAGGGCAGCGGCACGCCGAGGAACTCGTTGAACTTGGCCTGCCAGTAGAACGGCGAGCCGTCGAAGTCGTAGCGCCGGCCGTGGATGACCTTGAAGCGCTCCATCCACGGCGCGAACCGGGCGATCGCGTCGGGGAGGATCTCCACGTCGTCGTCCATCAGCCACACCCAGTCGGCACCCTGCTCGAGGGCCACCTTCGTGCCCTCGCTGAAGCCGCCCGAGCCGCCGGTGTTGGTGTCCAGCCGGTGGTTGACCAGCACGCCCTCGGGGAACCGGGAGGCGGCAGCGGCGATGACGTCCTGGGTGTCGTCGGTGCTCGCGTTGTCGACCACGATGATGCGGTACGGCGGCGTGTCCATCGCTGCGGCGCTCGCGAGGAGCTCTGCGAGGAAGGTCGATCGGTTGTACGTCACGATCGCGATGGCGATCTTTCCAGCAGCCGAATTCACGCGGTCAGCCTACCGGCACCGCTCCGGCCGCCCGGGACGCGGCGTTCAGAGGGCGGAGGCGTCGTCGGTGACGGGGGACTCGCTGGTCGGGGTGCCGTCGCGGTAGGCCGCACGGTCGGCCTCCGAGCGGGCGATCATCGCATCGATCGCCGCCTGGAAGAACTCCAGCGAACGGTGCGCCGGCGGGCCCAGGAGGTACGTGGCCAGCTCGGCCCGCGCCTCGGCGTGCCGATCGGGCGAGGTGCGGGTCACGACGTCGATGAAGTCCTGGATGCCGCTGCCGTCGCGACCGATCATGGTGCCGGCGGCGGTGGACGGGTACTGCGCGTGGAACGACTCGTCGTCCAGATCGGCGTGGTTGAACACCGCATAGGGCTTCTCGCTGGCCAGGAAGTCGCTGACGACGCTGGAGATGTCGGTGACCAGCGCGGTCGCCCGGTTGAACCACTCGTTGATCGAGCCGCCCTTGACGACCTTGTGGTCGATGCCCGTGCGCGCCGCGGCGTCGTTGATCAGGCCGGCGATGCGGGCCAGGACGAAGCGGTACTTCGCATCGCGCTGCCCCGTGAACGGATGCGCCTTGAAGACCACCCGCACCGGGGGATCGGCGGCCAGCAGCGCCTCCACGACCTTGACGCCGACGGCCGAGACCGAGGAGTACTCCTGCTCGTGGTTGACGCCCTCCCACGTCGGTGCGTAGAGGACGGTCGGGACCGGGTCGTCGCCGAGGGCCGGCTCGCGGGAGATCGCGTGCACCTGCGGACGTCCGACGAAGCGGTACTGGTCCTCGTGGATGCCCAGCCCCGAGCGGCGGTAGCGGTCGGCTCCGGCCTCGCCGGCGACCCACAGCTCGTCGTAGGCGCGGGAGAACGGATTGTTCGAGGCGCTCTTGTCGCTGTCGCCGTGCCCGATGAACGCGCTCATGAGGGTCGGCAGGCGCAGGAGGTGGATGTTGTTGCCCGTGTTGGAGGGGTACAGCGCGATCTTCGCCGCGCGGAAGTCCAGCATCAGGAGCTCGCCGGGATCGCGCAGCTCCAGGGAGGGGATGGAGGTCTGCGCCATCTTGGAGAACAACGGGGGGTCGCGCAGGACGATGAACACCCGACGGTCCAGCGACTCGAGGGCCTCCAGCCAGGTGTTGATCTGGTAGGCCGCCGTGTCGGGACCGCTGAGGTGCACGATGACCTCCGGGCGGTACTCGTCCAGGAAGTCCTGCACCTGCCGCAGGGGACCGGTGAAGCCCGTTGCGCGCTTCTGCTGACGCATGCGCCACGAGGCGAGCATGTCGGGGACGGACGCCCGCACCAGCAGGCCGTGAGCGATCGCGCCCAGGAGCACCACCAGCCACCACGGCGCGCCGAGCAGCGCCGGCGCCAGCGCGAGCAGCTGGCTGGCCACGACCTCGACGGCGCGACGCGGCGGTGCGTCGTCGATGCGCGGGGAGCCGGGCACGTTGCGGGTGCGCATCGGCTTGAGCGGGCCGATCTCGCGGTACGTGTCGTGCAGTGCGCGGGCGCACAGCAGGACGACCTCGACGACGCCGACCGCCACCAGGGCACGCCACGCGTGGACGGAGTCGATCCAGTCGATCGTGACCAGGCCGACGACGAGCCGCAGCGCGAAGCGCATGGGGATGCCGAACGATCCCTGGGTCAGCAGCATCGTCGCTGCCGAGCGGTGGCGCTCGAAGAACGCCTCGCCGACGACTGACACGAGCAGCAGGACCAGCGCTGCGATCTGCAGGCCGAGGACGGCGCAGACGATGGACAACAGGAGCCCACCGACGGCCGCGGCGAAGGCCGCGAGGCCCTGCGATCCGCCCAGTCGGGTGAGCGCGGCCTGGACGGCACGAGCGGGCGAGAGCATGGCGTCGAAATTATCACGGTCGACGCGACACGATCCTGGGGTAACGTCGTGCCGTGCTCCGCCCTCGGAGGCTCTCGTTGCCGGCCTCGATCGCCCATCCGGTGCGTCTGCTCCCGTTGACGTTCCTGACCCTGATCTTCTTCGGCACGCTGCTTCTCCTGCTGCCGTTCGCGCGCTCGGGCCAGCACTCGCCGGAGTTCCTGCCGGCCTTCTTCACCTCGACGTCGGCCGTCACGGTGACCGGCCTGGCGACGGTCGACACCGCGTCGTACTGGTCACCGGCCGGGCAGGCGATCATCCTGGCCCTGGTCGAGATCGGTGGTCTGGGCATCATCGCGCTCGCGACGGTCCTGGGCCTGTTCATCGGCGGACGGCTCGGGCTGCGGACCCGGCTGGTCGCCCAGGCCGACATGCACGTGGTGAACATCGGTGAGGTGCGCCCGCTGTTTCGGCGCGTCGCGATGACCATGGTGTTCTTCCAGGCGGTGACGGCGGTTGTCCTGACGCTGCGCTACCGCAGCGCCTACTTCGGCGACTGGCCCACCGCGGTGTGGCACGGGGTGTTCGACGCCGTGATGGCCTTCAACAACGCCGGGTTCTCCCTCAACAACGACAGCATCGTGCGCTATGCCGGTGACGGGCTGATCATCATCCCCATCGCCGTAGCCGTGTTCTTTGGAGCCGTGGGCTTCCCGGTGCTGGCCGAGCTGTTCAGCGGCTGGCGCACACCGGCCCGGTGGACGATCCACACGCGCCTCACCGTGTGGGGATCGATCGGCCTGCTGATCTTCGGTGCCGTCGCCTTCATGCTGCTGGAGTGGAACAACCCCGCGACCTTGGGTGGCGAAGGCCTCTGGCACAAGATCGTCACCGGGATCGAGGGCGGCATCATGCCGCGGTCCGGCGGGCTCAACAGCTTCGACTGGGACATGGTCCGCCCCGAGACCCTCAACATGGGCATCATCTTGATGTTCATCGGCGGCGGCAGCGCCAGCACGGCCGGCGGCATCAAGATCACGACGTTCCTCCTGCTGGCCTACGTCATCTGGGCCGAGCTGCGCGGCGATCCGGAGATCA includes these proteins:
- a CDS encoding CDP-glycerol glycerophosphotransferase family protein — encoded protein: MASRSSGTGPRVGLVQRLRVWAIGRLRRSRFLPAGMPDKLTDESRLGRGFEQQIMLYFPTTLDSVYQLRPWFHALTALDRVHPVVCVFKDSRTARVVRDETGLDCVTLARYGQLDEILSMSDVKLALYVNHDPINFESLRFTSLVHVYLGHGDSDKGVSVSNQIKAYDFCFLAGQAALERTATAVMLYDAPAHSVLIGQPQLDGAAPVKPSPDPDGRPTVLYAPTWEASQPSVSYGSLETHGATLVRALSGTYRVVYRPHPLNGVIRPSYAAADAAVRELADRVDTDVPLEQSFADADLLVTDVSAVTLNWLPTGKPMLVTTPTVPYPPSALMDVLPLVAPHDDFAALVAEHLTTDPTAAARTALVEHYLGDPTPGVATARFIAACEDAMALRDREWAARRLAGATGP
- a CDS encoding glycosyltransferase; amino-acid sequence: MNSAAGKIAIAIVTYNRSTFLAELLASAAAMDTPPYRIIVVDNASTDDTQDVIAAAASRFPEGVLVNHRLDTNTGGSGGFSEGTKVALEQGADWVWLMDDDVEILPDAIARFAPWMERFKVIHGRRYDFDGSPFYWQAKFNEFLGVPLPYSGKQFGREGYAITNSGTFEGMLIHADVVRTIGLPDPRFFISWDDATYAWLAAQHTDVVYVDAFVLKRKREQKQVNLGIRHLNDGSALFRFHVIRNRAYVGKYFAQYGKLNRLGFGLGTALTLAKEVFRLVVVQHTVKGVGDLARGFRANRALWRDTSWRPMDPAEVPAGPASSRGGNHDR
- a CDS encoding LapA family protein, which produces MTNPVPPEDSPLERPRDVAEPTAPPEPSAPDERRTAGLDRKGRVKRTRASELWIGLITAAVLAVLFLVFIAQNSNKVTIQFLGWEGQVSLAVALLLSAVIGALVVAVPGVVRIVQLRTALRHNAKR
- a CDS encoding phosphatase PAP2 family protein, coding for MSTEVETRTTTPWAWRAPALTVLAVALAANIVLIGVPTDPFQLFAWLWLATIAFNIRAPWRAHLAFPRDWWPAFALLVLYLYSRGLSDELLPMPVHWTMPIRFDTWIGGGELPTARLQDALCASPCTGSTPPRWYDEILTTVYFTHFVAGLTLAVVLWLRDRAAWVPWMRRYIVINFAALVIYVLYPMAPPWLAAKEGYIAERLPRLTGRGWDDLGLGGFHVVLAKVGNPVAAMPSLHGGLAMLIALYGLVRLRSAWRWLLLLYPLLMGTALIYYAEHYVIDILAGWALAAAVMIGCAWWERAHRPVTPDGVDARAA
- the glf gene encoding UDP-galactopyranose mutase yields the protein MTADLLIVGSGFFGLTIADRCARELGLKVQVIDRRDHIGGNAYTEIDPETGIEVHRYGAHLFHTSNQRVWEYVNRFTDFTSYQHRVYTTYRGEVFSMPINLGTINQFQRAAYTPDQARAWVAEQAAQLTGEPANLEEKAISLIGRPLYEAFIRGYTAKQWQTDPRELGADIISRLPVRYTYDNRYFSDTYEGLPVDGYTAWIERMADHPNITVTLGADFFDESQPFNQAATVGRLPIVYTGPVDRYFASAHGDLSWRTLDFETEVLPVADFQGTPVMNYADTDIPYTRIHEFRHFHPERDYRTDKTVIMREFSRAAGAGDEPYYPINTPEDRRRLLAYRELAKNEKDVLFGGRLGTYQYLDMHMAIGSALSMFDNKLAPHFTDGAALDDHGI
- a CDS encoding bifunctional cytidylyltransferase/SDR family oxidoreductase, with amino-acid sequence MTELRNVAVILAGGTGTRVGLSIPKQLIKIAGKTIIEHTIAAFEASPLIDEIVILMTPGHLDPVRAIVQNGGYGKVTQIVEGGQTRNESTSRALEALGTQECNVLFHDAVRPLVSQTIIDDVVAALGTHRAVDTAIPSADTIVQVHDTPAGETETIEDVLQRSLLRRGQTPQAFRLSVIREAYELAWKDPDFTATDDCTVVLRYLPEVPIAVVKGHERNMKVTEPIDVYIADKLFQLHSADTPDELTDDQYREALAGKTMVVFGGSYGIGGDIAELARGFGADVHTFSRSSTNTHVDRREDIKAAAAAVLEKTDRIDFVVNTAGVLPIGDLADATEETIFSATEINYLAPIYIAQEFYPHLASSAGSLLLFTSSSYTRGRKGYSLYSSAKAAVVNLTQALADEWAGEVRVNCVNPERTGTPMRTKAFGEEPEGTLLSSMVVARQSLDVLLSHQTGHIFDIRREDGPAAIGGGS
- a CDS encoding variant leucine-rich repeat-containing protein, translated to MSSADLIREAQDPATTPARLAELAQADRSTWPAIVFNPSAYDGLLQWLGERGDPTVNAALAARAAQAASLAAPAAPAAPAVPAPPAAPVAAPVPVQQPPVEEPTAVITPEPTPEPTPEPTPTPTPEPTPEPTPTPTPEPTPEPTPTPTPEPTPEPTPTPEPTHEPTPTPEPTPTPTPTPEPTVLIPAAAPAASAAEPTAVFPAQPAAEYPSYPATSQTAAFGSVPPAGTSAQPGTTDGDGKGAGAPLGIVVAVVAAVILLIGGAAFGATQVFGDDDDQPSISASDTNHTKAPYTSDKDDEDDEEQDAAPPTVPTPTPGVPSTIAPPASGGASPAFCSTMKEIQESSLDMLDTDKGGSPGMSGIQKMTTEMAAAYGRAEQSAPTEVKADVAVMRDYFETLKNPTADTAGKMSDLISDYSKAAQKVGMYYAQNCL